ACCAGTGGCGGCGACTGCAGGAGCATCCCGAGCTGATCCCGAACGCGGTGGAGGAGATCCTGCGCTGGGTGACTCCCGTGGTCGGTTTCCGGCGTACCCCGACCTGCCCGGCCCGCATCGGCGACCAGCAGGTCGAACGGGGCGACAAGGTGATCCTGTACTACCCGAGCGCGAACCGTGACGAGGAGGCCTTCGAGGATCCGGACGTCTTCGACATCGGGCGCGACCACAATCCGCACGTCGCCTTCGGTGGCACCGGGGTCCACTTCTGCCTCGGCGCCCACCTGGCGCGTCTCGAGCTGCGGGTGATGTTCGAGACCCTGATCGACCGCATCGACCGGGTCGAGCCCGCGGGGGAGCCGAGTCGGCTGCGGTCCAATTTCATCAACGGCATCAAGTCCATGCCGGTGCGGATACATCCGCGGCAGACGTGAATTCGCCGCTCGGGCCGGATTCGGGCATTGCCGACCCCGCATGGCTGTAGTAATGTCCAGACACGTGTCCAGAAACGTGAATCTCGAATCGACCCGCCGCCGCCTGACCGAGAGGCAGGCCGACACGGTTGCGCGACTCACGCAGGCCGCCGTCGAAGTGCTGCGCGAGGAGAAGTTCACGGGTCTGACCGTCCGGATGGTCGCCGCTCGTGCGGGGGTGGCCCCGGCCACCGCCTACACCTACTTCTCGTCCAAGGAACACCTGATCGCCGAGGTGTTCTGGCGGCGGCTGGCCACCGCACCCACCGCCGACGCGGCGGAAGCGGAGGGCACCGACCGCGCCGATCGCGTGGTGGCCGTACTGAGGGGTATCGCCCTGCTGTTGGCCGACGAACCCGAGCTCGCGGCGGCCGTCACCAGCGCACTGCTCGGGCAGGACCCCGACGTCGAACACCTTCGCGGGCGCATCGGCCTGGACATCCGCAACCGGATCGCCGAGGCCCTCGGCCCCGACCACGACCCGGACGAACTCGAAGCACTCGAACTGCTCTACGCCGGCGCTCTCGTCCGCGCCGGAATGGGTTACGGCACATACGAAAGGCTCGCCGACAGGCTGGAGAGATCAGCCCGACTGTTATTGGAGTGATCCATGATTCAGGCCTTCCCGGACTCCGCGCCCGCCGCGGGGTCCGCCTCGCTCGACCCGCCCACGTTCGACCCTCTCGTCTTCAATCCCTACGACTACTCCTTCCACGACGACCCGTATCCCACCTACCGGCGCCTCCGTGAGGAGGCTCCGCTCTACTACAACCCCGACCTCGACTTCTGGGCCCTGTCCCGGCACGCCGACGTGGTGGCCGCCTTCCGCGACAACATCCGCCTCTCCAGCGCCAACGGCGTCTCGCTCGATCCCGCCGCCTACGGCCCGAACGCGCACAAGGTCATGTCCTTCCTTGCGATGGACGACCCGCGCCACATGCGCATGCGCCGCCTCGTCTCCAAGGGGTTCACCCCCCGCCGCGTCGCCGATCTCGAGGACCGCATCCTCGAACTGACGCTCCGCTATCTCGAACCCGCCCTCAGTGCAGGCGAATTCGACTGGATCGCCGAGGTCGCCGGCAAACTTCCCATGGACGTCATCTCGGAACTCCTGGGGGTACCCGAGGCGGACCGGGCGGAGATCCGCCGGCTGGCCGACCTCGTCGTCCACCGCGAGGAGGGCGTGCTCGACGTGCCGGTCGCGGCGATGGAGGCGTCCCTGCATCTGGTGGGTTACTACGCCGACATGCTCGCCGAGCGTCGCAGGAAGGAGGCTTCCGACCTCACCTCGGCCTTGCTCGCCGCCGAGATCGACGGCGACCGCCTCACCGACGACGAGATCATCGGTTTCATGTTCCTCATGGTGGTCGCCGGCAACGAGACCACCACCAAACTCCTCGGCAACGCCCTCTACTGGGGGGCGCACAACAAGGACGAAGTGGCACAGGTCCTCTCGACCCCGGACCGCGCCCCGGACTGGGTCGAGGAAACCCTCCGCTACGACACCTCCAGCCAGATCGTCGCCCGCACCGCGGTCGAGGACATCACCCTGTACGACAGCACCATCCGCGCCGGCGACAAGGTACTGTTGCTCATCGGCTCGGCCAACCGCGACTCCGAGGTGTTCGACGCCGCCGACGACTTCCGGATCGGCCGCGACAGCTCCCAGAAGATCGCCAGCTTCGGCGGGGGAGTGCACTTCTGCCTCGGCGCCCACCTCGCGCGACTCGAGGCGAACATCGCGCTCGAGCAGTTCGCCCGTCGCGTCGCCGACTACGAGATCGACGAAGAGAACTGCGTCCGAGTGCATTCCACGAACGTTCGAGGCTTCGCAGCCCTACCTGTAAAGGTCACCGCACGCCATGCCTAGATTCGAACCCCATCCCGCCCGGCGCCCCGCACTCATCGCCGGGGCGTCCTCCGGAATCGGCACCGCCACGGCCTACGCCCTCGCGGAGGCCGGGCATCCCGTCGCCCTCGGTGCGCGCCGCGTCGACGAGTGCGAGGCCATCGCCGCCAAGATCCGTGACGAGGGAGGCGAGGCCTTTGCGCACTTCCTCGACGTCTCGTCCACCGACTCGGTCGACGAGTTCGTCATCGCCGCCGAGCAGGCCCTCGGCCCGGCGGAGATCGTCGTCTCCGGTGCCGGCGACATGGACTTCGCGTTGCCCCACGAGATGGACCCGGATCGCTTCGCCTTCCAGGTGAACGTCCACCTCATGGGCACACAGCGCCTGGCGCACCGGGTGCTGCCCGGCATGATCGAACGCACCCGCGGCGACTTCGTCGTCATCGGATCCGACTGCGCCGTGATCCCCCGACCCTGGATGGGTGCCTACAACGCCGCCAAGACCGGGCTCGAAGCCCTC
This region of Rhodococcus sp. Z13 genomic DNA includes:
- a CDS encoding TetR/AcrR family transcriptional regulator, which produces MNLESTRRRLTERQADTVARLTQAAVEVLREEKFTGLTVRMVAARAGVAPATAYTYFSSKEHLIAEVFWRRLATAPTADAAEAEGTDRADRVVAVLRGIALLLADEPELAAAVTSALLGQDPDVEHLRGRIGLDIRNRIAEALGPDHDPDELEALELLYAGALVRAGMGYGTYERLADRLERSARLLLE
- a CDS encoding cytochrome P450 gives rise to the protein MIQAFPDSAPAAGSASLDPPTFDPLVFNPYDYSFHDDPYPTYRRLREEAPLYYNPDLDFWALSRHADVVAAFRDNIRLSSANGVSLDPAAYGPNAHKVMSFLAMDDPRHMRMRRLVSKGFTPRRVADLEDRILELTLRYLEPALSAGEFDWIAEVAGKLPMDVISELLGVPEADRAEIRRLADLVVHREEGVLDVPVAAMEASLHLVGYYADMLAERRRKEASDLTSALLAAEIDGDRLTDDEIIGFMFLMVVAGNETTTKLLGNALYWGAHNKDEVAQVLSTPDRAPDWVEETLRYDTSSQIVARTAVEDITLYDSTIRAGDKVLLLIGSANRDSEVFDAADDFRIGRDSSQKIASFGGGVHFCLGAHLARLEANIALEQFARRVADYEIDEENCVRVHSTNVRGFAALPVKVTARHA
- a CDS encoding SDR family oxidoreductase, producing MPRFEPHPARRPALIAGASSGIGTATAYALAEAGHPVALGARRVDECEAIAAKIRDEGGEAFAHFLDVSSTDSVDEFVIAAEQALGPAEIVVSGAGDMDFALPHEMDPDRFAFQVNVHLMGTQRLAHRVLPGMIERTRGDFVVIGSDCAVIPRPWMGAYNAAKTGLEALVREMRMELEGTGVRASVVRPGPTQTGAGMNAPAEVLEPMLEDWGHWGFARHPYFLRASDIAAAALTVVSAPRGAHIVLIEVQPEAPLRKDNP